The following proteins are co-located in the Chrysoperla carnea unplaced genomic scaffold, inChrCarn1.1, whole genome shotgun sequence genome:
- the LOC123304835 gene encoding uncharacterized protein LOC123304835, with protein MHSDPDLSYQLQKFWEVEELPVKTPLNPEDVKCEEHFVKTHRRDSDGAYIVRLPFRNGEAPELGDSRVSALNRLTKLEKRLEKQPTFKDLYHANLQDYLSSGHMVLAEKNSSYVLTHHGVTKDSSTTKVRVVFNPAEKTNATFPSLNETLLAGPKLQNSINDIVLNFRLHRVAITGDVKQMYRAIKLDARDSKFQQILWRFDPSQPVQQYEITRVCFGKARLTMPSV; from the coding sequence ATGCACTCTGACCCAGACCTTTCGTACCAGTTACAGAAGTTTTGGGAAGTTGAAGAATTGCCTGTCAAAACTCCGTTGAACCCAGAAGATGTTAAATGTGAGGAACACTTTGTCAAAACTCATCGCCGTGATTCCGATGGAGCTTATATTGTACGATTGCCCTTTCGTAATGGTGAAGCTCCGGAGCTAGGTGATAGCCGTGTCTCTGCACTAAATCGTCTAACTAAATTAGAAAAACGTTTAGAAAAACAGCCTACGTTTAAAGATTTGTACCATGCAAATCTTCAAGATTATCTCAGTTCTGGTCACATGGTACTTGCCGAGAAGAACTCGTCTTATGTTTTGACCCATCATGGAGTTACGAAAGATAGCTCCACAACTAAAGTTAGAGTTGTATTTAACCCTGCTGAGAAAACCAATGCCACCTTCCCTTCTTTAAATGAGACTTTATTAGCCGGTCCTAAGCTTCAAAACAGTATTAAcgatattgttttgaatttccgCTTGCACCGAGTTGCTATCACAGGAGATGTAAAACAAATGTATAGAgccatcaaattggatgcaAGAGATAGTAAATTTCAGCAGATATTGTGGCGTTTCGATCCCTCTCAACCTGTACAACAGTATGAAATAACCCGTGTTTGTTTTGGCAAAGCTCGCCTTACCATGCCCTCCGTGTGa